The Deltaproteobacteria bacterium CG2_30_66_27 genomic interval CACCCCGCACCAGATCCGCGACATGAAGAAGGAGCTCCCCAAGGTCTTCGAGCAGCTGGTGCGGATCACCTCGAAGCTGGAGAAGCATTACAAGGACGTGCAGGATTTCGAGTTCACCATCGAGGGGAACACCCTGTACATGCTCCAGACGCGCATCGGGAAGCGGACCGCGGCGGCGGCCGTCAAGATCGCCGTGGACATGGTGAAGGAGAAGCTGATCACGAAGGAGGAGGCGCTCATGCGCCTCGAACCGCAACAGATCGACCAACTGCTTCATCCGGTGATCGACCCGAAGGCGAAGCTCGACGTCGTCGCGAAGGGCCTCCCCGCCTCCCCCGGCGCCGCGACCGGCGCGGCGGTCTTCCACGCCGACAAGGCGGTGGAGTGGGCCACCGAGGGGAAGGACGTGATCCTGGTCCGGAAGGAGACGAGTCCCGACGACATCCACGGGATGGACGTGGCGCGGGGGATCCTCACCGCGAAGGGGGGGATGACGTCCCACGCCGCGGTCGTCGCCCGCCAGATGGGGAAGACGTGCGTCGCCGGGTGCGACGCGATCGACGTGGACGAGACGACGAACCGGTTCATGGTCGGCGGCAAGGTCGTCCGCGAGGGGGACTTCATCTCGCTGAACGGCTCCACCGGCGAGGTGATCCTCGGGAAGGCGCCGCTGATCGCGCCCGCGATGACCGGCTCGTTCGGTGTCTTCATGTCCTGGGCGGACGCCGTGCGGCGGCTCAAGGTGCGCGCCAACGCCGACACGCCGCGGGACGCGCGGGTCGCGCGCGACTTCGGGGCCGAGGGGATCGGGCTGTGCCGCACCGAGCACATGTTCTTCGCCGAGGACCGCCTCCCGATCATGCAGGAGATGATCCTCGCCCGCACCCGGGAGGACCGCGAGGCGGCGCTCCTGAAACTGCTCCCGATGCAGCGGGACGATTTCAAGGGGCTGTACCGGGAGATGAAGGGGTATCCCGTGACCATCCGGCTGCTGGACCCGCCCCTCCACGAGTTCCTCCCCAAGCGCGAGGAGTTGATGGTCGAGGTGACGAAGCTTGAGCTGATCCACGCGGACCGCTCCATCATCGAGGAGAAGAAGCGCCTGCTGGAGAGGGTCGAGGAGCTTCACGAGTTCAACCCGATGCTCGGTCTTCGAGGGTGCCGGCTCGGGATCTACTACCCCGAGATCACCCGGATGCAGGCTCGCGCCATCTTCGAGGCGGCGTGCGACGTCAGCACGGAGGGGATCCGGGTCCACCCCGAGGTCATGATCCCGCTGGTCAGCATGGTGGGGGAGATGAAGGCCCAGAAGGAGATCATCGTCGCCGTGGCGGAAGAGACGATGCGGCGGCGCAAGAAGAAGTTCCCCTACACCGTGGGGACGATGATCGAACTGCCGCGCGCCGCGGTGACGGCGGACGAGATCGCGAAGGAGGCGGAATTCTTCTCCTTCGGCACGAACGACCTCACCCAGACGACGTTCGGGTTCTCGCGCGACGACTCCGGGAAGTTCATCCAGCACTACATGAACCGGTCGGAGCTTTGCCCGCAGTGCGGGACGAAGCTGGAGAAGGATCTCTCCTGCGCCGTCTGCAAGGTGACGTACACGAAACGGCCGGAGAAGATCCTCGAAGCGGATGTGTTCGCGACCCTCGACCAGGTCGGGGTCGGGCAGCTCATCCGGATGGGCGTCGAGAAGGGGCGTTCGACGCGTCCGAACCTGAAAGTCGGGATCTGCGGCGAGCACGGCGGCGACCCGAAGTCGGTCGAGTTCTGCCACAGGACGGGGCTCGACTACGTCTCCTGTTCCCCCTATCGGGTCCCCATCGCGCGCCTCGCGGCGGCCCAGGCGGTCCTCCGGGAGAACCGGGAGAAGAAGCCCGGAAAGGGCAGGAAGAAGTAGTTGTAAACAGAAAGGTTTCCTGACGGCGGCCCCCCCGGACCGCCGTTTTTTTATCTTTACATCGCCCGGAAAACACCATATATTGCGTTAGGCGTGCCTTGCTCCCACAGCATGTAGAGGTGTGCCCGATCCGGCGCGGCACCGGTCATGGGGTATCGATGAAGCTGAAAAAACTGGATTTGATCGGTTTCAAGTCGTTCTATGACAAGACGACGTTTGATTTTTCCGCAGGGATCACGGCGATCGTCGGACCGAACGGATGCGGCAAGTCGAACATCGTCGACGCCATCCGCTGGGTCCTCGGCGAGCACGCCCCCTCGTTCCTTCGCAGCAAGGTGCTCGAAGACGTCATCTTCGCCGGCTCGGAGGCCGCCGGGCCCCTCGGCATGGCCGAGGTGACCCTCACCTTCGAGAACGACGACGGCTACGCCCCTCCGGGGTACGAGTCGTACGCCGAGATCGCGATCACCCGCCGGACCTTTCGCGACGGCGAGAGCGAATTCTCCATCAACAAGGTCCCGTGCCGCCTGAAGGACATCGCCGAGCTGTTCCTCGACACGGGCGCCGGCGCCCGCGGATACGCCATTATCGCTCAAGGGAAGGTCGGCGAGATCGTCGAGGCCCGGCCGGACGAGATGCGCATGATCATCGAGGAGGCCGCGGGGGTCGCCAAGTTCCGGGTCCGCCGGAAAGAGGCGGAACGGAAGATGGAGAGCACCCGCCAGAACCTCGCGCGAGTGAAGGATATCCTCGACGAGGTCCGGCGACGGATCGGCGCGCTCGAACGGCAGGTCCGGAAGGCGGAGCGGTACAAGGCGTTCCGGACGGAACTGAAGGACCTCGATCTCCGCGTCGCCTCACGAAGGTACTCGGCGATGGCCCTCGCATGCGACTCGGCGCGGGAGGCGTTGGGCGGCATCGAAAACGGGCTTCTCTCCGCGCGTTCCGACCTTGCGCGGATGGACGCTGGACACGAAGAGGCGCGGGTGACGCTGGCGGAGCGGGAACGGCTGTTGTCCGACCTTCGGGACGAGCACGGCCGGGGGAAGGAGGAAGTGGCGCGCCGCGAGGCCGAGTGGGACGGGCTTCGCGGACAGGCGGAGCAGCTCCGCCGGATCGTCCTGGAGGCGGGGGCCGAGATCGTCTCCCTCGAATCGGAAATCGCGGCCCTCGAAGTGCGGATCGCGGAGGCGGAAGGGGAGGCCGCCCTGCGGGGCGAGGGGCTTTCCGCGGCCCGGGCCTGTTGGGAAAAGGAGAACGCCTCGTTGGCGGCGGCGCGCGAAGAGCATCGCCTCGCCCAGGAAGAGGTCGAGCGCGCGAAGTCCGACCTGATCGTGCGCGTCTCCCAGCACTCCGACGCGCGGTCCGGTGTCGATGCGTTGTCGCAGCGGATCGCGGAGGGGGACCGATCCCTCGCCCGTCTTTCGGAGCGGACCTTCGAGGCCACCGCCGCGGTGGAAAAGGCTTCCCGCGATCTCGAAGCGGCGTCCGCCGTCGAGACCGCGGCGCGGGAGGCCCTCGAGGCCGCGGAGCGGTCATGGGAGGGGACGGGGGCGGCGCTTGCCGCCGCGAACGCGAGGCTCGACGCGTCGGTCGAAGCGGCCCGGAGCGCCGACAGCGAGCTCCGGTCGGCCGAATCGCGACGGGCCACCCTCTCCGGACTCCGCGACCGGATGGACTGGGCCTCCTCGGGGGTTCGGGCCGTTCTCCAGCACTTCCGCGGCGTCGAGGCATCCGAAAGCGAGGACCGCGCGATCTTCGGCGTGATGGGCGAGATGATCGAGACCGACGCCGCCTACGAGAAGGCGGTCGAGGCGGTCCTCGGCGAGCGGATGCAGTCGGTGGTGGTCCGCGACCACGCCGAGGGACTCTCCGCGATCCATTACCTCAAGGAGTCCCGGGAGGGACGTGGATCGTTCATCCCGGTAGGGCTTCGGACACGGAACGAGGAGCTGGCGTACGTCGGGGAGGAGGGTGTCGTTGCGCCGCTCACCGAGGTCGTCTCGGTGCCCCCGGAATGCCACGATCTGCTCCGGGGCCTGCTCGGGGGAACGCTCCTGGTCCGCACCCTCGACACCGCGATCCGGCTGTGGAACCGCAACGGCGTATGGAACTCCTACGTGACCCTCGACGGCGACGTGGTGACCGCCGACGGGATCCTGATCGGCGGAGAGCGGGAGGCAGGGGAACCCGGGGTGCTCGCCCGGAAGCGCGAGATCCGCGATCTGGAGAAGGAGATCGAGGGGTTGCGCCTGGAGCGGGACCGGCGGTCGCGGGCGGAGGAGGAGATCCGGGGGGAGCGTGCGTCGCTCGAGGAGCGCCTCGCGACGTTCTTCCGGGGACGGGAGGAAGCACGATCCGCTTACGCCGCCGCGGAGCGGGTGCGGGCGGTTCTTTCCGAGACCCGCGCGCAGGCGGGCGCCCTGCTCGACGGCCTCGCCCGGGAAGAGACCTATCTGCGCGGGGAGCGAACCCGCATGGCGGAGGAACTCACGGCCTCGCTCGCGACGGCCCTTGTGTCGGAGAACGCCCGCGGCGAAGAGGAGGCGCGGACCCGGGCGCTCCTGTCGGAAACGGAGGCGAAGCGGGTGCGCGCCGAGGAAATCCGGGAGCGCGCCCACGCCGCCGAGGTTGCGTTCCGGGGCCTCGAGGAAAAG includes:
- a CDS encoding pyruvate, phosphate dikinase (catalyzes the formation of phosphoenolpyruvate from pyruvate), which translates into the protein MAGKRIFFFGGGKAEGNGAMKDLLGGKGAGLAEMTNLGVPVPPGFTISTEVCNLYYRNRGKLPKDVKAEIAASLAKLERTIGKKLGDPKNPLLVSVRSGAKFSMPGMMDTVLNLGLNDKTVLGLAQKSGNPRFSYDSYRRFLMMFSDVVLDLPKGNFERIFDAKKQERGAAYDVDLTAEDLADVCGKFKALVKERLKREFPQDPRIQLDLARDAVLRSWNNDRAKYYRKTNGIPDDIGTAVNIQAMVFGNMGDDCATGVGFTRNPATGAKEFYGEYLVNAQGEDVVAGIRTPHQIRDMKKELPKVFEQLVRITSKLEKHYKDVQDFEFTIEGNTLYMLQTRIGKRTAAAAVKIAVDMVKEKLITKEEALMRLEPQQIDQLLHPVIDPKAKLDVVAKGLPASPGAATGAAVFHADKAVEWATEGKDVILVRKETSPDDIHGMDVARGILTAKGGMTSHAAVVARQMGKTCVAGCDAIDVDETTNRFMVGGKVVREGDFISLNGSTGEVILGKAPLIAPAMTGSFGVFMSWADAVRRLKVRANADTPRDARVARDFGAEGIGLCRTEHMFFAEDRLPIMQEMILARTREDREAALLKLLPMQRDDFKGLYREMKGYPVTIRLLDPPLHEFLPKREELMVEVTKLELIHADRSIIEEKKRLLERVEELHEFNPMLGLRGCRLGIYYPEITRMQARAIFEAACDVSTEGIRVHPEVMIPLVSMVGEMKAQKEIIVAVAEETMRRRKKKFPYTVGTMIELPRAAVTADEIAKEAEFFSFGTNDLTQTTFGFSRDDSGKFIQHYMNRSELCPQCGTKLEKDLSCAVCKVTYTKRPEKILEADVFATLDQVGVGQLIRMGVEKGRSTRPNLKVGICGEHGGDPKSVEFCHRTGLDYVSCSPYRVPIARLAAAQAVLRENREKKPGKGRKK
- a CDS encoding chromosome segregation protein SMC, giving the protein MKLKKLDLIGFKSFYDKTTFDFSAGITAIVGPNGCGKSNIVDAIRWVLGEHAPSFLRSKVLEDVIFAGSEAAGPLGMAEVTLTFENDDGYAPPGYESYAEIAITRRTFRDGESEFSINKVPCRLKDIAELFLDTGAGARGYAIIAQGKVGEIVEARPDEMRMIIEEAAGVAKFRVRRKEAERKMESTRQNLARVKDILDEVRRRIGALERQVRKAERYKAFRTELKDLDLRVASRRYSAMALACDSAREALGGIENGLLSARSDLARMDAGHEEARVTLAERERLLSDLRDEHGRGKEEVARREAEWDGLRGQAEQLRRIVLEAGAEIVSLESEIAALEVRIAEAEGEAALRGEGLSAARACWEKENASLAAAREEHRLAQEEVERAKSDLIVRVSQHSDARSGVDALSQRIAEGDRSLARLSERTFEATAAVEKASRDLEAASAVETAAREALEAAERSWEGTGAALAAANARLDASVEAARSADSELRSAESRRATLSGLRDRMDWASSGVRAVLQHFRGVEASESEDRAIFGVMGEMIETDAAYEKAVEAVLGERMQSVVVRDHAEGLSAIHYLKESREGRGSFIPVGLRTRNEELAYVGEEGVVAPLTEVVSVPPECHDLLRGLLGGTLLVRTLDTAIRLWNRNGVWNSYVTLDGDVVTADGILIGGEREAGEPGVLARKREIRDLEKEIEGLRLERDRRSRAEEEIRGERASLEERLATFFRGREEARSAYAAAERVRAVLSETRAQAGALLDGLAREETYLRGERTRMAEELTASLATALVSENARGEEEARTRALLSETEAKRVRAEEIRERAHAAEVAFRGLEEKNRAAADLRAALSEQAEGKRRLLIERRGRKADQEREAASLEEAMRAAREAIEQGGIALAALQERIDERVASLAECVSRLSEIEAALREARRRETELGERQAAERLRLQRFEMDIAGLDALVHQRYEVHLADLPPVGTAEGKEAGAEDLSLLESRAEEIRERIASMGEVNLASLEEHRELTERFSFLSTQKEDLEISLEDLAKAIRRINRTTRERFSKAFEEINVKFGEVFPRLFQGGRAALRLVDEENLLESGIGIFVQPPGKKSLPLGSLSGGEKALTAISLIFSIFLVKPSPFCLLDEVDASLDDANVDRFNALVREMSHRYQYLLITHNKRTMELADVLYGITMEKHGISRTVSVKLNS